The DNA region gaattaagatctttCTGGGTAAACACGTGCtaaaggctacggtgatcggtgacAACCTCACAATGGACCTTCAGATCTTCAAAGCGGAGACCATAGCTAATAACTCCAAATCacgggtagggtaattcttctcatggatcttcaactgacaggaagcataggctatgactctaccctcctgcatcaacaaaGCAGTCAAACCCACACGGGATGCATCACAGTAGACTGAGAAATCTATACCCTCCATGGGTAATGCAAgaatcggggctgaagtcaaaagggtcttgagcttttgaaagctctcctcacaatcatcagACCACTAGAATGGAACATCCTTCTGAATCAATCTGCTCAACGACAAAGCAATAGAAGTGAAACCCTTCAAAAATTGGCGGTAGTAAGAATCGGCCAACCCCACGAAACTACGAATCTTGATCACAGTAGTGGGCCTTGCCCAATTCCTCACAGCATCAATCTTCTgaggatcaaccatgatcccgtCCTTAGACAGaacgtggcccaagaatgccacaaaATCCAACCATAACTCGCACTTCGAAAAATTAGCAAACAAATTATTCTTCTTGAAAAACCCAAGTACAGTGCGAAGATgtctctcatgctcctctctactcttgaaATACactaagatatcatcaataaacacaatcacaaaggagtcaaggaatggcctaaagatgctattcatcaaagtcatgaatGCATCCGGGGCATTGATAAGCCCAAATTAATCACCAAAAAATCATAATGCTCATATCTAGTCCGAAAAgttgtctttggaatatccttAGCCCTCATCTTCAGTTGATAGTAGCCTGAacgcaagtcaatcttcgagaacactgaagcaccttgaagctggtcaaataaaccATCAATATGAGGCATAAGACACTTGTTCTGAATACTACCCTCGTTCAGCTGACGATAATATATGCACATCCTCATAAATCCATATTTCTACTTCACAAACAACACAGAAGCACCCCAAAGGGAGACACTCgatctaatgaaccccttgctcaataaatccaaCAACTGGTCCTTAAGCTCTCTCCACTCAATGGGTGCCATCCGATATAGCGGAACAGAAATAGGGCGGGTGCCTAGATCCAAGTCAATATCAAGATTAGGTGGCATACCCGACAGATCGGACGGGACTACCTTCGTGAAATCACTTACAATAGGAATGGATTCAAGGGGTGGAGATACAATAGTGGTGTAACACACATTAGCTAGATAAGTTAAACATCTcttgttgactaatttcttttcttggagaaaggaaataatcttcttcagAGTGGGGCTAGAAGTACCTCTctactcaagtctaggaatgcccgagatggctaaagtgactgtcttggtatgatagtccaagatcgcatgataaggagaaagccaggtcatacccaaaataatatcaaattccaccatatcaagtatcatcaagtcTGCCCATGtttcataacccataaaagtaaccaagcacgaccgatagactcgatcaacTAAAAAATAACCTCCGACTGGAGTAGAAACATGAATAGGTACCGTTATGCTATCACAAGTCAAGTCCCAACCAACAGCATGATATATagacacatacgaataagtggatctagGATCAAATACTACAGACGCTGCTCTATGTCGGACAAAAACGATAACTGAAATGGCAGCATCTGAGGCCTCCATCTCGGGTCTACATGGGAACGAATAACACGGGGCCCCACCACGACCAGACTGTGATCCACCTCTCAAACTCTGGGACCCACCTCTATCGGCCTGGGACCCACCCCTAGAAATCTGTAAACCACCACAGCCTGACTGAGTGCTGCCTCCCTCGAAGCACCACCTCAGCTACCTAAAGCTACCAGGATCCTCTAGGGCTGATAACCCTGCCTGGGTCGTGGAAAATCTCAAGCATAATAACCAAGCGCTCCACACTTAAAGCAAGCCTTAGGAGGCAGAGTCTAATAAACCAAAACTGAAGACCCAACTGGAACGACATTGTCTGCTGGTCGAGAATATGAGCTCTCAGAAGCTCTCTCTATGGATGGGCCACTAGAAGAAGCCTGCAATGCTGATTGCACAGGGAGGCCGAAATAGGACTGACACTGCCTCGAAGACTGTCTGACGCCCCTCTAGTTAGAACCGCTATAACCCCTAAACTGTCGTTGTCCCTTCTCATTAACCCCTCTAAATGGCGGGCCTAAGCAGCCTCGACTAAGGAAGCATGCTCAACAATGGACTGGGAGGAAGCACCCATGGCCATAATATGAAGGCATGGGATCTGAAGAGCAGTAGAAAGCCCACCAACAAATCGTCGAATTCTATCGAGCTCATTAGGAATCAGGGGTGCTGAATAATGGGCCAAATTAAAACAGTGAGTCACATGAGTATCAACGGACAATCCCTTCCGCTGCAAGTGCAGGAACTCATCTCTACATGCCTCTCTCAAAGCCCGAGCACATACTTCTTAAGGAAGGCCCGATAAAACTGTGCCCAAGTTAGTGGAGGAGAACCCTCTTGTCCGCCAGAAATGAAGTACCTCCTCTAGGTCTTTGCATCTCCGCGAAACTGGTATGACACATAATAGACCCTGTGGGTCTCAACAATCCCCATCCTATGTAACAACTTGTGCGTGTCCAATATaaactcatatgcatcctttCCAGAAGTACTAGCAAATCTCGGCAGCTCCATCTTCCTAAATCTCCCTACCAGCTCATGATTGGTCAAAGTCATAACAGGGCCTGCCACGGGTCTAAGGTCATCTCCCGGGGTTGGCACTGCATCCATACGTAGACCTACAGCCATAGCAGGATACGCTGCATGAGTCTGCCTCTGCTCGAAGGTCTGGGCCACACTTCTAGTCTGTGATCCTCCACTCGAAGAAGCAACACCAATGGCAGCCTGCTAGGCATCCAAGTGAAGTAGAACATGAGCCATACAATCCCACATCATTTGCTCTGAAACGGCATCGACGTGTGTCCGTTGTGGAGCCACATCATCCTCGATAGCTTGGTCTCGAACCTGCTGAACCTTAGGCTCTGGAGACGGAGATCTCTCATGCCGCTTCCCTACACAAGAGCTTTACCCTTGGCTGGTCCCGCGGCCTCTAGTTTGACTACGTCCTCTAACTGTCGCTCGTCCCCTAGTGCCAGTCATAGCTGCGGACTCCGGCATCTGATTTAGGTTATTGTGGCTtaagtcctcaccatctgtgagagaagagataagaatcAGATACTAATTCGATtattccagataccaattagaataaagtagcatgaaagaatgaaagaaagtgaagtttcctaaattTCCTATAGCCTCACACAGATAAGTACAGattcatcgtaccgatccacgagactctactagacacactcttgtattatagatcgggtaaACTAGGGCGCTTATACCAACACGacccattttcactaagtcgtataggcacctacctttcccacctcggtaggcgaacccttatctcaacaatcataaaaacataaataaagcaGAAGAAGACAGAATAACGTAGTCTCACGAta from Lycium ferocissimum isolate CSIRO_LF1 chromosome 2, AGI_CSIRO_Lferr_CH_V1, whole genome shotgun sequence includes:
- the LOC132047480 gene encoding uncharacterized mitochondrial protein AtMg00860-like is translated as MEASDAAISVIVFVRHRAASVVFDPRSTYSYVSIYHAVGWDLTCDSITVPIHVSTPVGVYFKSREEHERHLRTVLGFFKKNNLFANFSKCELWLDFVAFLGHVLSKDGIMVDPQKIDAVRNWARPTTVIKIRSFVGLADSYYRQFLKGFTSIALSLSRLIQKDVPF